The sequence agctggagaagtggGCTGGCATTCCTCGCCATGATTAAGTGCATAGAGCCGGACCTGGTGGACCTGCGGGAGAGTCTGTCCGGGGAGCCGAGGGAAAACCTTCAGCAGGCCTTCATGATAGCCCACCGCAGCTTTGGTATAACACCTCTACTGGAGCCTGAAGGTAAAAGCTTATCGAAAGGATCAGTGcatcacaaagacaaatatctGAATCATTGCACCCAGACCCTGTAGCACCTACATTAACTCTCGGTGCTATAGAGCCCTGTTGAACAAAGGAACCAGTCTCCCTGACCTCACTAGACCTGATCATAAAGGTAACGTCTGTATGTCGAACCACAGGGAAGGCTCCTTCCTAACAGGCCACCATTATTAGTGGTAACAGTTTGTCCCTCCTCCCGCAGGTGTAATGTGCTCCTCACCAGATGAGCAGTCCATCATTACCTATGTGTCTATGTTCCTGGGGCACTGTACAGGCAAAGATGAGGTGAGTGTGACCTCTTTTAGATATTTCTATCAAATGTTTGGCATTGAATTGGTTTAGGAAATACACTTATCAGCCTTCTGGCAGAGTTTGATTAAAAGATTGATACCACGGCCACATTATATGGTCAGGTACAAATCCAGTACATGAAggttactttgactttttattgaaACTGTGTTAAAGACTTATGGATTAAACTGTGCTGAGTTGTTCAAAGACGTGTTTCTGCTGTTTAGCCTTCCCTCACTGATTTGAATTGGATGGACAAACTAATACACACACCCATCTACATAATGCATAGCAGTTCATTAGCACCATAAATTGCAGTCTCCGAATGGTTACCTGATTACAGTTGAACTAAACATTGTAACGTTCGCAAAGGGAGGATTTATTGGATAAGCCAGCTTTTGCTCGGTGTTCCAAATAAACTGACAACTGTGTGCATGTGGTTGCCTTTGCATTTCTCTAATCTAATGTTATTTATGAACAATATACAAGCCAGTTACAAACCACACTATATACAATGGTGAAAAACTCACGGGCAGAGTTGAACTATGCAGAGTTGAACTATTTTCTTTAGTTTATCCATCTTCATGGTTACTGGCTATATCCTATTTGAATGAGACATAACAATTGTTTCAATCATCTCATCTAActctcagacagacagaaaattaacacattttataaaatgtctTACTTTTCCTTTGTCCAGTAAAGACATGCATTCACAAATACAATGAAACAAATATGTATTTCCAATAGTCAGTGGTTAATGTAACTACTTTTTAACACAGGTTCAAACAACGGACATTGGAGTTCCTGATATCCCAAGTTATGGTTCCCTTGAGTCAGTGAGATTTGGAGAAACCCTCACTGACAACACAGGAGCCCAAGCTTTGCTCAGAGGTTTGGAGAAGAGCAGCGAGCAGCTTCTGTGGAAGCGGTGGGCCAGGAGATCCCCGGCTGGCCCCCGTGCCGCCTCGCTCCACTTGAATGACTCagtcccatctctcctctcctccagcgaCGGTGACATTGTTTCATCCTGTTGTCGCCAAAACATCACTGAGCAGTCTGAAGGCAGCTCTGCCTCCTCACCATTCaacaaaaagagagggaggcatAGGAGTATTTTACAGCCGCCCAGTCCTCTAGACGCAGGCGTAGTCAACGCAGACATTCGAACCTGGATGGAGAAAAGCTCGAATCAGGTCCACGGCAAGTCCAGAGCGGACGAGAGTCGCTTTTCTTTGAGCTCAGAAGAGGGAATCTACAGTTTGTCTGTGCTGGATtcagatgaggaggaggccTACAGCTACATCCTGGATCTGAACAAAGACGTTTTTCAAAGGGTCGAAGAGGAGACAGTGGAAGAAATCCACGAGGAGTCAAAGCATCTGGAAGCACGTGACATGTCCAATGGTCATGGATCTGAACTTCAGGGAGGTTCTGTTGAACAAAATGCAGATTTCGAACAAGAATCCGAAGACAGGGCTGAGTCAGTGGTTCACCGGAAGTTGGATTTGGACGAAAATGAAAGTATGAGATACAATCGACCCGTGTTTGACATGGAGCCAGAGGATGGGAGCTTTAGAAAAGAGGAACCTGAGGAGGAAAGAGTTGTTGGAGGACAGGTTAATGATTATGctagggaggagagggagaaggagacagaggatgTTAGATTAGTGACACATGGATATGATAAAACAGAGGCTCTGATAGATGAGGCAGATATTTGCAAAATGGCTCCCTTTGAGGAAGACACTGACAAAGGGCTTTCTGTAAAATGTGTACAAGTGAGTGAGAAGATAGAAGCagacaaggaggaggaaagagagagtttGGCATCAGTTGAGAACGGGCAGGATGGAAACTCAGGGAAAGACAAAGGGGAAGAGGGTG comes from Pleuronectes platessa chromosome 17, fPlePla1.1, whole genome shotgun sequence and encodes:
- the clmnb gene encoding dystrophin, isoforms A/C/F/G/H, yielding MQDKAKWGSENKPNGEISEQPQPQDERKAAQKRTFTRWMNGFLHRCDPPLEVHDLFADIQDGRILMALLEELTGCKLLYRFRSSSQRIFRLNNISKALAFLDDRHVKLLGIDASGVADGVPSVVLNLVWIIILHFQVKEVTRGLHTHLSSSLSSLSASGYPSSSDLSLQPNDVGSYSCKTLPSKGRNAARAPKYHGKAIKSLLQWVQRCTSKFGVEVHDFGKSWRSGLAFLAMIKCIEPDLVDLRESLSGEPRENLQQAFMIAHRSFGITPLLEPEGVMCSSPDEQSIITYVSMFLGHCTGKDEVQTTDIGVPDIPSYGSLESVRFGETLTDNTGAQALLRGLEKSSEQLLWKRWARRSPAGPRAASLHLNDSVPSLLSSSDGDIVSSCCRQNITEQSEGSSASSPFNKKRGRHRSILQPPSPLDAGVVNADIRTWMEKSSNQVHGKSRADESRFSLSSEEGIYSLSVLDSDEEEAYSYILDLNKDVFQRVEEETVEEIHEESKHLEARDMSNGHGSELQGGSVEQNADFEQESEDRAESVVHRKLDLDENESMRYNRPVFDMEPEDGSFRKEEPEEERVVGGQVNDYAREEREKETEDVRLVTHGYDKTEALIDEADICKMAPFEEDTDKGLSVKCVQVSEKIEADKEEERESLASVENGQDGNSGKDKGEEGDNMKEKRGNPHSAVTLVGVGVNEKIQTNEGVNEVRGVSAARTHTQVENDRKDSGSKAEDSIKNCDVDRTEASTDNDTNSMDPESVRREEEEDMGLKIKTYKLTDKKTMTKEHLGKTTPNNDPDGSVNIHAGDRSRTSNSFSGEGGFILQPSAASCDITPLELEMLLVFWMLLYCCFILPQMNLGAPLL